One Citrobacter amalonaticus genomic window carries:
- the sdhA gene encoding succinate dehydrogenase flavoprotein subunit: protein MKLPVREFDAVVIGAGGAGMRAALQISQSGQTCALLSKVFPTRSHTVSAQGGITVALGNTHEDNWEWHMYDTVKGSDYIGDQDAIEYMCKTGPEAILELEHMGLPFSRLDDGKIYQRPFGGQSKNFGGEQAARTAAAADRTGHALLHTLYQQNLKNHTTIFSEWYALDLVKNADGAVVGCTALCIETGEVVYFKARATVLATGGAGRIYQSTTNAHINTGDGVGMAIRAGVPVQDMEMWQFHPTGIAGAGVLVTEGCRGEGGYLLNKHGERFMERYAPNAKDLAGRDVVARSIMIEIREGRGCDGPWGPHAKLKLDHLGKDVLESRLPGILELSRTFAHVDPVKEPIPVIPTCHYMMGGIPTKVTGQALTVNEQGEDVVIPGLFAVGEIACVSVHGANRLGGNSLLDLVVFGRAAGLHLQESIAEQGELRDATEDEIDASLARLNRWNNNRDGEDPVVIRKALQECMQHNFSVFREGDAMAKGLEELKAIRERLKNARLDDTSSEFNTQRVECLELDNLMETAYATAVSANFRTESRGAHSRFDFPERDDANWLCHSLYLPETESMTRREVNMEPKLRPAFPPKIRTY, encoded by the coding sequence ATGAAACTGCCAGTCAGAGAATTTGATGCTGTAGTCATTGGTGCAGGCGGCGCAGGTATGCGTGCAGCACTGCAAATTTCCCAAAGCGGCCAGACCTGTGCGCTGCTGTCCAAAGTGTTCCCAACCCGTTCCCATACCGTTTCTGCGCAGGGTGGCATCACCGTCGCGCTCGGTAATACCCATGAAGATAACTGGGAATGGCACATGTACGACACCGTTAAAGGGTCGGACTACATCGGTGATCAGGACGCGATCGAATATATGTGTAAAACCGGTCCGGAAGCGATTCTGGAACTGGAACACATGGGGCTGCCGTTCTCCCGTCTCGACGACGGCAAAATTTACCAGCGTCCGTTTGGCGGCCAGTCGAAAAACTTCGGCGGCGAGCAGGCGGCACGCACCGCGGCGGCGGCTGACCGTACGGGTCATGCGTTGCTGCATACGCTGTATCAACAGAACCTGAAAAACCACACCACGATTTTCTCCGAGTGGTATGCGCTGGATCTGGTGAAAAACGCCGATGGCGCAGTGGTGGGTTGTACCGCGCTGTGCATCGAAACCGGTGAAGTGGTCTACTTCAAAGCCCGTGCGACCGTGCTGGCCACTGGCGGCGCAGGCCGTATCTATCAGTCCACCACTAACGCCCACATCAACACGGGCGACGGCGTGGGCATGGCTATCCGCGCAGGTGTGCCAGTGCAGGATATGGAAATGTGGCAGTTCCACCCAACCGGTATTGCCGGTGCGGGCGTTCTGGTGACAGAAGGCTGCCGCGGTGAAGGTGGTTACCTGCTGAACAAACACGGCGAGCGCTTCATGGAGCGTTATGCGCCGAATGCGAAAGACCTCGCGGGTCGTGATGTGGTGGCGCGTTCTATCATGATCGAAATCCGTGAAGGTCGCGGCTGCGATGGTCCATGGGGTCCGCATGCCAAACTGAAACTCGACCATCTGGGTAAAGACGTTCTCGAATCCCGTCTGCCGGGTATTCTGGAACTGTCCCGCACCTTTGCCCACGTTGACCCGGTGAAAGAGCCGATTCCGGTTATCCCAACCTGCCACTATATGATGGGCGGCATTCCGACCAAAGTGACCGGTCAGGCGCTGACGGTGAACGAGCAGGGCGAAGACGTGGTGATTCCGGGGCTGTTTGCGGTCGGTGAAATCGCCTGCGTATCGGTACATGGCGCTAACCGTCTGGGCGGTAACTCGCTGCTGGATCTGGTGGTGTTCGGTCGTGCGGCCGGTCTGCATCTGCAGGAATCTATCGCCGAGCAGGGCGAACTACGCGATGCCACAGAAGACGAAATCGATGCGTCCCTGGCGCGTCTGAACCGCTGGAACAACAACCGTGATGGTGAAGATCCGGTGGTGATTCGCAAAGCGCTGCAGGAATGTATGCAGCATAACTTCTCGGTCTTCCGTGAAGGTGATGCGATGGCAAAAGGTCTGGAAGAGCTGAAAGCCATCCGCGAGCGTTTGAAAAATGCCCGTCTGGACGACACCTCCAGCGAATTCAACACTCAGCGCGTAGAGTGTCTGGAGCTGGATAACCTGATGGAAACTGCCTATGCAACCGCAGTGTCCGCCAACTTCCGTACCGAGAGCCGTGGCGCGCATAGCCGCTTCGACTTCCCGGAGCGTGATGATGCAAACTGGCTGTGCCATTCCCTGTATCTGCCAGAGACGGAATCCATGACCCGACGTGAAGTCAACATGGAACCGAAACTGCGCCCGGCATTCCCGCCGAAGATTCGTACTTACTAA
- the sucA gene encoding 2-oxoglutarate dehydrogenase E1 component, with product MQNSALKAWLDSSYLSGANQSWIEQLYEDFLTDPDSVDANWRSTFQQLPGTGVKPDQFHSKTRDYFRRLAKDASRYSSSISDPDTNVKQVKVLQLINAYRFRGHQHANLDPLGLWQQETVADLDPSFHDLTEADFQESFNVGSFAGGKETMKLGELLSALKQTYCGPIGAEYMHITSTEEKRWLQQRIESGRAAFSGEEKKRFLSELTAAEGLERYLGAKFPGAKRFSLEGGDALIPMLKEMIRHAGNSGTREVVLGMAHRGRLNVLVNVLGKKPQDLFDEFAGKHKEHLGTGDVKYHMGFSSDIETEGGLVHLALAFNPSHLEIVSPVVIGSVRARLDRLDEPSSNKVLPITIHGDAAVTGQGVVQETLNMSKARGYEVGGTVRIVINNQVGFTTSNPLDARSTPYCTDIGKMVQAPIFHVNADDPEAVAFVTRLALDFRNTFKRDVFIDLVCYRRHGHNEADEPSATQPLMYQKIKKHPTPRKIYADKLEADKVATLEDATEMVNLYRDALDAGECVVKEWRPMNMHSFTWSPYLNHEWDENYPNQVEMKRLQELAKRISTVPEAVEMQSRVAKIYGDRQAMAAGEKLFDWGGAENLAYATLVDEGIPVRLSGEDSGRGTFFHRHAVIHNQANGSTYTPLQHVHNGQGSFRVWDSVLSEEAVLAFEYGYATAEPRTLTIWEAQFGDFANGAQVVIDQFISSGEQKWGRMCGLVMLLPHGYEGQGPEHSSARLERYLQLCAEQNMQVCVPSTPAQVYHMLRRQALRGMRRPLVVMSPKSLLRHPLAVSSLDELANGTFLPAIGEVDDLDPKGVKRVVMCSGKVYYDLLEQRRKNNQKDVAIVRIEQLYPFPHQAMQEVLKQYAHVHDFVWCQEEPLNQGAWYCSQHHFREVIPFGSALRYAGRPASASPAVGYMSVHQKQQQDLVNDALNVD from the coding sequence ATGCAGAACAGCGCTTTGAAAGCCTGGTTGGACTCTTCTTACCTCTCTGGCGCAAACCAGAGCTGGATAGAACAGCTCTATGAAGACTTCTTAACCGATCCTGACTCGGTAGACGCTAACTGGCGTTCGACGTTCCAGCAGTTACCTGGCACCGGAGTCAAACCGGATCAATTCCATTCAAAAACGCGTGATTATTTCCGTCGTCTGGCGAAGGATGCCTCACGTTACTCTTCTTCGATTTCCGACCCTGATACCAATGTGAAGCAGGTTAAAGTCCTGCAGCTCATCAACGCTTATCGCTTCCGTGGTCACCAGCATGCGAATCTCGATCCGCTGGGACTGTGGCAGCAAGAAACTGTGGCAGATCTGGATCCTTCCTTCCACGATCTGACAGAGGCCGATTTCCAGGAAAGCTTTAACGTAGGTTCTTTTGCCGGCGGCAAAGAGACGATGAAGCTGGGCGAGCTGCTTTCCGCGCTCAAACAAACTTACTGCGGCCCGATTGGCGCCGAGTACATGCACATCACCAGCACCGAAGAGAAACGCTGGCTGCAACAGCGGATCGAATCCGGTCGCGCCGCGTTCAGCGGTGAAGAGAAAAAACGCTTCCTGAGCGAACTGACCGCAGCAGAAGGTCTGGAACGTTATCTGGGCGCGAAATTCCCGGGCGCGAAACGCTTCTCGCTGGAAGGCGGCGATGCGTTAATCCCGATGCTCAAAGAGATGATCCGCCATGCCGGCAACAGCGGCACCCGTGAAGTGGTGCTGGGTATGGCGCACCGTGGTCGTCTGAACGTACTGGTCAACGTGCTGGGTAAAAAACCGCAGGACCTGTTCGACGAATTTGCGGGCAAACATAAAGAACATCTCGGCACCGGCGACGTGAAGTACCACATGGGCTTCTCATCGGATATCGAAACCGAAGGCGGTCTGGTTCACCTCGCGCTGGCGTTTAACCCGTCGCACCTGGAAATCGTCAGCCCGGTGGTAATTGGTTCCGTTCGCGCCCGTCTGGACAGGCTGGACGAACCAAGCAGCAACAAAGTCCTGCCGATTACCATCCACGGCGATGCTGCGGTAACCGGGCAGGGCGTGGTTCAGGAAACCCTGAACATGTCGAAAGCGCGGGGTTACGAAGTGGGCGGTACCGTTCGCATCGTGATCAACAACCAGGTGGGCTTCACCACCTCTAACCCGCTGGATGCGCGTTCCACCCCGTACTGCACCGACATCGGTAAAATGGTTCAGGCGCCGATCTTCCACGTGAATGCGGACGATCCGGAAGCGGTCGCGTTCGTTACGCGCCTGGCGCTGGACTTCCGTAACACTTTCAAACGCGATGTCTTCATCGACCTGGTGTGCTACCGCCGTCACGGCCACAACGAAGCCGACGAGCCGAGTGCAACTCAGCCGCTGATGTATCAGAAAATCAAAAAGCATCCGACCCCGCGTAAAATCTACGCTGACAAGCTGGAAGCGGATAAAGTTGCGACGCTGGAAGATGCCACTGAAATGGTCAACCTGTATCGTGACGCGCTGGACGCGGGCGAATGCGTGGTGAAAGAGTGGCGTCCGATGAACATGCACTCCTTTACCTGGTCGCCGTACCTCAACCACGAATGGGATGAAAACTACCCGAACCAGGTTGAGATGAAGCGTCTGCAGGAACTGGCGAAACGCATCAGTACGGTGCCGGAAGCGGTTGAGATGCAGTCACGCGTCGCGAAGATTTATGGCGATCGTCAGGCTATGGCGGCTGGTGAGAAACTGTTCGACTGGGGCGGCGCCGAGAATCTGGCCTACGCTACATTGGTCGACGAAGGGATTCCGGTTCGTCTGTCCGGTGAAGACTCAGGTCGCGGTACCTTCTTCCACCGTCACGCGGTTATTCACAACCAGGCGAATGGTTCAACCTATACGCCGCTGCAGCATGTCCATAACGGACAGGGCTCCTTCCGCGTCTGGGACTCCGTGCTGTCTGAAGAAGCGGTACTGGCATTCGAATACGGCTATGCCACGGCGGAACCGCGCACGTTGACCATCTGGGAAGCACAGTTCGGTGACTTCGCCAACGGCGCACAGGTGGTGATCGACCAGTTCATCTCCTCCGGTGAGCAGAAATGGGGCCGGATGTGTGGCCTGGTGATGCTGCTGCCGCACGGTTACGAAGGGCAGGGCCCGGAGCACTCCTCCGCGCGTCTGGAACGTTATCTGCAACTTTGCGCTGAGCAAAACATGCAGGTGTGCGTACCGTCTACCCCGGCTCAGGTGTATCACATGCTGCGTCGTCAGGCGCTGCGCGGGATGCGTCGTCCGCTGGTGGTCATGTCGCCGAAATCGCTGTTGCGCCATCCGCTGGCGGTTTCCAGCCTGGACGAACTGGCTAACGGCACCTTCCTGCCTGCCATCGGCGAAGTGGATGACCTCGATCCGAAAGGCGTGAAGCGTGTGGTGATGTGTTCTGGTAAGGTTTATTACGACCTGCTGGAACAGCGTCGCAAGAACAATCAGAAAGATGTCGCCATTGTGCGCATCGAACAGCTTTATCCTTTCCCGCATCAGGCGATGCAGGAAGTATTGAAACAGTACGCTCACGTACATGATTTTGTCTGGTGCCAGGAAGAGCCGCTCAACCAGGGCGCATGGTACTGCAGCCAACATCATTTCCGTGAAGTGATTCCATTTGGGTCCGCTCTGCGTTATGCAGGTCGCCCGGCCTCCGCCTCTCCGGCGGTAGGGTATATGTCCGTTCACCAGAAACAGCAACAAGATCTGGTCAATGACGCGCTGAACGTCGATTAA
- the sdhD gene encoding succinate dehydrogenase membrane anchor subunit: protein MVSNASALGRNGVHDFILVRATAIVLTLYIIYMVGFFATSGELTWEVWTGFFSSAFTKVFTLLALFSILIHAWIGMWQVLTDYVKPLAIRLPLQLAIVVALVVYVIYGFVVVWGV from the coding sequence ATGGTAAGCAACGCCTCCGCACTAGGACGCAATGGCGTACATGACTTCATCCTGGTCCGTGCTACCGCTATCGTTCTGACGTTATACATCATCTATATGGTGGGTTTCTTCGCCACAAGCGGCGAACTGACCTGGGAAGTCTGGACCGGTTTCTTCTCATCGGCTTTCACCAAAGTCTTCACTCTGCTGGCACTTTTTTCCATCTTGATTCATGCCTGGATCGGCATGTGGCAGGTGTTGACCGACTACGTTAAACCGCTGGCAATTCGTTTGCCGCTGCAATTGGCTATCGTCGTTGCACTGGTGGTTTACGTGATTTATGGATTCGTTGTGGTGTGGGGTGTGTAA
- a CDS encoding AbrB family transcriptional regulator, with the protein MPVLRWGLLFLLSLLLSLLFLCIHLPAALLLGPMITGILFSLRGISLQLPRCTFLGAQAILGCMIAQNLSVSLLTTLAANWAVVLAVLLVTLLSSTAVGWLLVRYSSLPGNTGAWGSSPGGAAAMVAMAQDYGADIRLVAFMQYLRVLFVAGAAVLVTRFIMGESAETVSQQIEWFPPLSGNLFTTLLLAAVASVVGRVLRIPSGTMLVPMLVGAVLHASGMMVIELPEWLLAIAYMIIGWQIGLGFDKQVFFMALRPLPQILLSIFALLTICAAMAWGLAHYMQIDFLTAYLATSPGGLDTVAVIAAGSHADMSLIMAMQTLRLFSILLTGPAIARFISAKAPRHAH; encoded by the coding sequence ATGCCAGTTCTGCGGTGGGGCCTGCTGTTTTTGCTGTCACTTCTTTTGTCCCTGCTCTTTCTCTGCATTCATCTTCCGGCAGCCTTACTGCTTGGCCCGATGATTACCGGCATTCTGTTCAGCCTTCGCGGTATCTCTCTGCAACTCCCCCGCTGCACGTTCCTCGGTGCTCAGGCCATTCTCGGCTGCATGATCGCGCAAAATCTTTCGGTCTCCTTGTTAACCACCCTGGCGGCAAACTGGGCGGTGGTACTGGCGGTTCTGCTGGTGACGCTGCTCTCCAGTACAGCCGTCGGCTGGCTGCTGGTTCGCTACAGTTCTCTACCGGGCAACACCGGGGCGTGGGGTTCATCGCCCGGCGGCGCGGCGGCAATGGTCGCGATGGCTCAGGATTACGGCGCCGACATCCGCCTGGTCGCCTTTATGCAGTATCTGCGGGTACTGTTTGTCGCTGGCGCGGCGGTGCTGGTGACCCGGTTTATCATGGGTGAGAGCGCGGAAACCGTCAGCCAGCAAATTGAGTGGTTCCCGCCACTGAGCGGCAATTTGTTCACGACGCTGCTGTTAGCGGCGGTTGCCAGCGTTGTTGGACGGGTGCTGCGTATTCCTTCCGGTACGATGCTGGTGCCGATGCTGGTCGGCGCAGTGCTGCATGCGAGCGGCATGATGGTGATTGAACTGCCGGAATGGTTGCTGGCGATCGCCTATATGATTATTGGCTGGCAGATTGGTCTCGGATTCGACAAGCAGGTATTTTTTATGGCGCTGCGACCGTTGCCGCAAATCCTGCTCTCTATCTTCGCCTTACTGACGATTTGTGCAGCGATGGCCTGGGGTCTCGCCCACTATATGCAGATTGATTTTTTAACCGCCTATCTCGCCACCAGCCCTGGCGGGCTGGATACGGTTGCGGTAATTGCCGCCGGCAGTCACGCCGACATGTCGCTGATCATGGCAATGCAAACCCTGCGCCTGTTCAGTATTCTCCTCACAGGCCCCGCCATCGCCCGTTTTATTTCAGCCAAAGCGCCGCGACACGCGCATTAA
- the sdhB gene encoding succinate dehydrogenase iron-sulfur subunit SdhB has protein sequence MKLEFSIYRYNPDVDDAPRMQDYTLEGEEGRDMMLLDALMQLKEKDPSLSFRRSCREGVCGSDGLNMNGKNGLACITPVSALVQPGKKIVIRPLPGLPVIRDLVVDMGQFYAQYEKIKPYLLNNGQNPPAREHLQMPEQREKLDGLYECILCACCSTSCPSFWWNPDKFIGPAGLLAAYRFLIDSRDTETDSRLEGISDAFSVFRCHSIMNCVSVCPKGLNPTRAIGHIKSMLLQRSA, from the coding sequence ATGAAACTCGAGTTTTCAATTTATCGCTATAACCCGGATGTTGATGACGCTCCGCGCATGCAGGATTACACCCTGGAAGGCGAAGAAGGGCGTGACATGATGCTGCTGGATGCGTTGATGCAGCTCAAAGAGAAAGACCCTAGCCTCTCTTTCCGCCGCTCCTGCCGTGAAGGCGTGTGTGGTTCAGATGGTCTGAACATGAACGGGAAGAACGGCCTGGCCTGCATCACGCCGGTGTCAGCGCTGGTTCAGCCCGGTAAGAAAATTGTTATCCGTCCGCTGCCTGGTTTGCCGGTGATCCGCGATTTGGTAGTAGACATGGGGCAATTCTATGCACAATATGAGAAGATTAAGCCTTACTTATTGAATAATGGGCAAAATCCTCCGGCTCGCGAGCATTTACAGATGCCAGAGCAGCGGGAAAAACTCGATGGGCTGTATGAATGCATTCTGTGCGCCTGCTGCTCAACGTCTTGCCCATCCTTCTGGTGGAATCCGGATAAGTTTATCGGTCCGGCGGGTCTGTTAGCGGCCTATCGCTTCCTGATCGACAGCCGTGATACCGAGACCGACAGCCGTCTGGAAGGGATAAGCGATGCATTCAGCGTATTCCGCTGTCACAGCATCATGAACTGCGTCAGTGTATGTCCTAAGGGGCTGAACCCGACGCGCGCCATCGGCCACATTAAGTCGATGCTGTTGCAACGCAGTGCGTAA
- the odhB gene encoding 2-oxoglutarate dehydrogenase complex dihydrolipoyllysine-residue succinyltransferase — protein sequence MSSVDILVPDLPESVADATVATWHKKPGDAVVRDEVLVEIETDKVVLEVPASADGILDAVLEDEGTTVTSRQILGRLREGNSAGKETSAKSEEKASTPAQRQQASLEEQNNDALSPAIRRLLAEHSLDASAIKGTGVGGRITREDVDKHLAKAPAKAEAKAPAAAPAAQPALGARSEKRVPMTRLRKRVAERLLEAKNSTAMLTTFNEVNMKPIMELRKQYGEAFEKRHGIRLGFMSFYVKAVVEALKRYPEVNASIDGDDVVYHNYFDVSMAVSTPRGLVTPVLRDVDTLGMADIEKNIKTLAIKGRDGKLTVEDLTGGNFTITNGGVFGSLMSTPIINPPQSAILGMHAIKDRPMAVDGKVEILPMMYLALSYDHRLIDGRESVGFLVAIKELLEDPTRLLLDV from the coding sequence ATGAGTAGCGTAGATATTCTTGTTCCCGACCTGCCTGAGTCCGTAGCGGACGCGACTGTTGCCACCTGGCACAAAAAACCGGGTGATGCGGTGGTTCGTGACGAAGTGCTGGTAGAAATCGAAACTGACAAAGTGGTACTGGAAGTACCGGCATCAGCGGACGGCATTCTGGATGCAGTTCTGGAAGACGAAGGCACGACCGTGACCTCGCGCCAGATCCTCGGTCGCCTGCGTGAAGGCAATAGCGCGGGTAAAGAAACCAGCGCGAAGTCTGAAGAAAAAGCGTCTACCCCGGCGCAGCGTCAGCAGGCTTCTCTGGAAGAGCAGAATAACGATGCCCTGAGCCCGGCGATCCGTCGCCTGTTGGCTGAGCACAGCCTCGACGCCAGCGCTATCAAAGGCACCGGTGTGGGTGGTCGTATCACCCGTGAAGATGTGGATAAGCATCTGGCGAAAGCCCCTGCGAAGGCCGAGGCTAAAGCACCGGCAGCAGCCCCTGCTGCACAGCCGGCCCTGGGTGCGCGCAGCGAAAAACGTGTACCGATGACCCGTCTGCGCAAACGCGTGGCCGAGCGTCTGCTGGAGGCGAAAAACTCCACTGCCATGCTGACGACCTTCAACGAAGTCAACATGAAGCCGATCATGGAGTTGCGTAAGCAGTACGGTGAAGCGTTTGAAAAACGCCACGGTATCCGTCTGGGCTTCATGTCCTTCTACGTGAAGGCGGTGGTGGAAGCGCTGAAACGTTATCCGGAAGTGAACGCGTCTATCGATGGCGACGACGTGGTGTATCACAACTACTTCGACGTGAGCATGGCGGTGTCCACGCCACGCGGCCTGGTAACCCCGGTACTGCGTGACGTTGATACGCTGGGTATGGCTGACATCGAGAAAAACATCAAGACGCTGGCTATCAAAGGTCGTGACGGCAAGCTGACGGTGGAAGATCTGACGGGCGGTAACTTCACCATCACCAACGGTGGCGTATTCGGTTCCCTGATGTCCACGCCGATCATCAACCCGCCGCAGAGCGCGATCCTCGGGATGCACGCGATTAAAGATCGTCCGATGGCGGTAGATGGCAAGGTCGAAATCCTGCCGATGATGTACCTGGCGCTGTCCTACGATCACCGTCTGATCGATGGTCGCGAATCCGTGGGCTTCCTGGTGGCGATCAAAGAACTGCTGGAAGATCCGACTCGTCTGCTGCTGGACGTGTAG
- a CDS encoding citrate synthase: MADTKAKITLNGDTAIELDVLKGTLGQDVIDIRSLGSKGMFTFDPGFTSTASCESKITFIDGDEGILLHRGFPIDQLATESNYLEVCYILLNGEKPTQAEYDAFRTTVTRHTMIHEQITRLFHAFRRDSHPMAVMCGITGALAAFYHDSLDVNNPRHREIAAFRLLSKMPTMAAMCYKYSIGQPFVYPRNDLSYAGNFLNMMFSTPCETYEVNPVLERAMDRILILHADHEQNASTSTVRTAGSSGANPFACIAAGIASLWGPAHGGANEAALKMLEEISSVKHIPEFVRRAKDKNDSFRLMGFGHRVYKNYDPRATVMRETCHEVLKELGTKDDLLEVAMELEHIALNDPYFIEKKLYPNVDFYSGIILKAMGIPSSMFTVIFAMARTVGWIAHWSEMHTDGMKIARPRQLYTGYEKRDFKSDLKH; the protein is encoded by the coding sequence ATGGCTGACACAAAAGCAAAAATCACCCTAAATGGTGATACGGCTATTGAGCTGGATGTGCTGAAGGGCACGCTAGGTCAAGATGTTATTGATATTCGTAGCCTGGGTTCAAAGGGGATGTTTACTTTTGACCCTGGTTTCACCTCTACTGCATCCTGCGAATCCAAAATCACATTCATCGACGGCGATGAAGGCATTTTGTTGCATCGCGGCTTTCCGATCGATCAGTTGGCCACCGAGTCTAACTATCTGGAAGTGTGCTATATCCTGCTGAACGGCGAAAAACCGACGCAGGCAGAATACGACGCGTTCAGAACCACCGTGACTCGCCATACGATGATCCATGAGCAAATCACCCGCCTGTTCCACGCTTTCCGTCGCGATTCACACCCGATGGCGGTAATGTGCGGGATCACCGGTGCGCTCGCCGCGTTCTATCACGACTCTCTGGATGTGAACAATCCGCGCCACCGCGAAATCGCGGCATTCCGTCTGCTGTCTAAAATGCCGACGATGGCGGCGATGTGTTACAAATATTCTATCGGCCAGCCGTTTGTTTATCCGCGTAACGACCTCTCCTACGCCGGTAACTTCCTGAATATGATGTTCTCCACACCGTGCGAAACCTATGAAGTGAACCCGGTACTGGAACGCGCGATGGACCGTATCCTGATCCTGCACGCCGACCATGAACAGAACGCATCCACTTCAACCGTACGTACAGCAGGCTCGTCTGGCGCGAACCCGTTTGCCTGTATTGCTGCGGGTATTGCGTCCCTGTGGGGACCGGCGCACGGCGGCGCGAACGAAGCGGCGCTGAAGATGCTGGAAGAAATCAGCTCGGTTAAACACATTCCGGAATTCGTTCGTCGTGCGAAAGACAAGAATGACTCTTTCCGTCTGATGGGCTTCGGTCACCGTGTTTACAAAAACTACGATCCGCGTGCAACCGTGATGCGTGAAACCTGCCACGAAGTGCTGAAAGAGCTGGGTACCAAAGATGACCTGCTGGAAGTGGCGATGGAGCTGGAACACATCGCGCTGAACGACCCGTACTTCATTGAGAAGAAACTCTACCCGAACGTCGACTTCTACTCCGGTATCATCCTGAAAGCGATGGGGATCCCGTCTTCCATGTTCACCGTGATCTTCGCCATGGCGCGTACCGTTGGCTGGATTGCGCACTGGAGCGAAATGCATACCGATGGCATGAAAATCGCGCGTCCACGTCAGCTGTACACCGGCTACGAAAAACGCGATTTTAAATCTGACCTTAAGCATTAA
- the nei gene encoding endonuclease VIII codes for MPEGPEIRRAADNLEAAIKGKPLTDVWFAFAQLKPYQSTLVGQIVTAMETRGKALLTHFSAGLTLYSHNQLYGVWRVVDSGDMPQTTRILRVKLQTADKTILLYSASDIEMLTPEQLTTHPFLQRVGPDVLDPRLTPDAVKARLLSPRFRNRQFSGLLLDQAFLAGLGNYLRVEILWQVGLTGQHKARDLNDAQLTALAHALLDIPRLSYTTRGQVDDNRHHGALFRFKVFHRDGEPCERCGGIIEKTMLSSRPFYWCPHCQH; via the coding sequence ATGCCTGAAGGCCCGGAGATCCGCCGTGCGGCGGATAACCTGGAGGCGGCGATCAAAGGCAAACCCCTGACGGATGTCTGGTTTGCCTTTGCGCAGTTAAAACCGTATCAATCCACGCTGGTGGGGCAGATCGTCACGGCGATGGAGACGCGCGGCAAAGCGTTGCTGACCCATTTTTCCGCTGGTCTGACGCTCTACAGCCATAACCAGTTGTATGGCGTCTGGCGCGTGGTGGACAGTGGCGACATGCCGCAAACCACCCGTATTCTGCGCGTTAAACTGCAAACCGCGGATAAAACCATTCTGCTCTACAGCGCGTCTGACATTGAGATGTTGACGCCGGAACAGCTCACTACCCATCCCTTCCTGCAACGGGTCGGGCCGGACGTGCTGGACCCGCGTCTGACGCCTGACGCGGTGAAAGCGCGGTTACTCTCGCCGCGTTTTCGCAACCGCCAGTTTTCCGGTCTGTTGCTGGATCAAGCTTTTCTCGCCGGACTGGGAAACTATCTGCGCGTGGAGATCCTCTGGCAGGTGGGGTTAACCGGTCAGCATAAAGCCCGCGATCTCAACGATGCGCAGTTGACGGCGTTAGCGCATGCGCTGCTGGATATTCCGCGCCTGTCATATACCACCCGCGGTCAGGTGGATGACAACCGGCATCATGGCGCGCTGTTTCGCTTTAAGGTGTTTCACCGCGACGGTGAACCCTGCGAACGCTGCGGCGGGATCATCGAAAAAACCATGCTCTCCTCGCGCCCGTTCTATTGGTGTCCGCATTGCCAGCATTAA
- the sdhC gene encoding succinate dehydrogenase cytochrome b556 subunit, producing the protein MWALFMIRNVKKQRPVNLDLQTIRFPITAIASILHRVSGVITFVAVGILLWLLGTSLSSPEGFQQASAIMGSFFVKFIMWGILTALAYHVVVGVRHMMMDFGYLEETFEAGKRSAKISFVITVVLSLLAGVLVW; encoded by the coding sequence ATGTGGGCGTTATTCATGATAAGAAATGTGAAAAAACAAAGACCTGTCAATCTGGATCTGCAAACGATCCGGTTCCCAATCACGGCGATAGCGTCCATTCTCCATCGCGTTTCCGGAGTGATCACCTTTGTGGCGGTCGGGATCCTGTTGTGGTTACTGGGCACCAGCCTCTCTTCCCCTGAAGGATTCCAACAGGCATCCGCCATCATGGGTAGCTTTTTTGTTAAATTTATTATGTGGGGCATCCTTACCGCGCTGGCGTATCACGTCGTGGTCGGTGTTCGTCACATGATGATGGATTTTGGCTATCTGGAAGAAACATTCGAAGCGGGTAAACGCTCAGCCAAAATCTCTTTTGTTATCACTGTCGTGCTTTCACTTCTCGCAGGAGTCCTCGTATGGTAA